One window of the Armatimonadota bacterium genome contains the following:
- the rpsG gene encoding 30S ribosomal protein S7: MPRKGPVRKREIPPDPVYNSTLVQRFINRLFTRGKKSVGEKILYKALDLIQQKTGKSGLEVLEQAVKNVMPVVEVRPRRVGGATYQVPVEVRSDRRLSLAIRWIITFARKRPGYTMIEKLAGEIMDAAANTGASVKKKEDTHRMAEANKAFAHYRW, from the coding sequence ATGCCAAGAAAAGGACCTGTACGAAAACGTGAGATACCACCAGACCCGGTGTACAACAGCACCCTTGTCCAACGCTTTATTAACAGGCTCTTTACAAGGGGCAAGAAAAGCGTGGGCGAAAAAATACTGTATAAAGCACTTGATCTCATTCAACAGAAAACAGGTAAGAGTGGGCTAGAAGTGCTTGAGCAAGCCGTCAAGAACGTAATGCCTGTGGTTGAAGTAAGACCTAGGCGCGTTGGTGGTGCCACGTATCAAGTTCCTGTGGAGGTCAGGTCCGACCGCCGTCTATCTCTTGCGATACGGTGGATTATAACGTTCGCACGCAAGCGACCCGGATATACAATGATTGAAAAGTTGGCAGGGGAAATTATGGATGCTGCGGCTAATACCGGGGCATCCGTTAAAAAGAAAGAAGATACCCATAGGATGGCGGAAGCTAATAAAGCGTTTGCCCACTACAGGTGGTAG
- the rpsL gene encoding 30S ribosomal protein S12 codes for MPTISQLIRKGRKKVKKKSAAPALRGTPQKRGVCLSVRTETPKKPNSALRKIAKVRLTNGMEVKAYIPGIGHNLQEHSVVLVRGGRVKDLPGVRYHVVRGALDAAGTKDRKSSRSKYGTKKPK; via the coding sequence ATGCCAACAATCAGTCAGCTTATTCGAAAAGGACGCAAAAAAGTTAAAAAGAAGAGTGCGGCTCCGGCACTAAGAGGCACACCTCAGAAGCGCGGGGTATGTTTGAGCGTGCGTACTGAAACACCAAAAAAGCCTAACTCAGCACTCCGTAAGATTGCAAAAGTTAGGCTTACAAACGGGATGGAGGTAAAAGCCTACATCCCCGGGATTGGCCATAACCTTCAGGAGCACTCGGTTGTCCTTGTGCGCGGTGGCCGTGTTAAAGACCTTCCGGGTGTCCGCTACCACGTTGTGCGGGGTGCATTGGATGCTGCGGGCACCAAAGATCGGAAGAGTAGTAGATCCAAATACGGAACTAAGAAGCCCAAGTAA